The genomic interval CTTTTTCTTTTAATGATTCTTCCAATTTTAAGAATACATCATCTATCATAGTTACCATAGAGCTTACCTCTATTTTTGTTTGATCTATGATTACATTGGGTAAAGTCATTTTCAAAGAAGCAAGCTTAGTTACTCGTTGCTCATCTTCACCAGTATCTTTAACAATGTATAATAGTAATTTATCTAGTAGCCCAACAAAAGGTGTTAATATTATTACATTACTTATATTAAAAATTGTATGAGCTGCTGCTATTGCTGCTCCCATATGATGTACAGGATCAACAAAATTATTTAAAAATTTTAAATAAAATCTAAATATAGAAGTTACCCAAAAAACTCCTATTAAATTAATAAGTGTATGGGCAAAAGCTGCTCTTTTTGCATTGGGTTTAGCCCCTAAAGAAGCAAGAAAGGCTGTTACTGTTGTCCCTACATTTTCTCCTAAAACTAAGGCAACTGCTGCTTGATAGTCAATTAGCCCCTGTGTTGCAAGTGCTATTGTTATACCTATAGTAGCTGCCGAAGATTGAATTAAAGCTGTTATAATTGCTCCTACCGCTGTTACTTTTAGTAGACCAAAGTATGAGTCAACCTTAAACATCTTAAACATTTCAATGAATTCTGGCATATCTTTTAAAGGGCTAAGAGCTTGGCTCATAAGTTGTAATCCAAAAAATATTAATCCAACTCCAATGATTGCACTTAGATTTGTTCTAGCCTTTTCTTTTTTCATAAACATATATAGGATGGCTGCTGCTCCAACTATTGGAAGTCCATACTTACCTATATCTAAAACTAGTAACCAACCTGTGATAGTTGTTCCTATATTCGCCCCTAAAATAACTCCTAATGCTTGTTTTAAAGTTAAAAGCGAAGCATTTACAAAACCAACTGTCATAACTGTACTAACAGATGATGATTGCACTAAAGCTGTTATAACAATTCCAACTAGAATACCTAATATTCTATTGTTAGTTAAAGAAGCTAAAATCTTTTTTAACTTTGGACCTGCTATTTTCTGCATACTTGTTGACATGTGTTCCATACCATACAAAAATAGACCTAAACCACCGATAAGTTGTAATATAATTTTTATATACATAATCCTCCAGTAATTCTTTCTAAAAAATAATTATTTTACACATTCTTTTCTATGCTATATTTTTTTAAAAGATAAAGGGGTTTGTATGACATTTTTGCTTCTCTTAATCCTTCATCACCAAAATCATCTTCTCTATTTACTAATTCATAACCTTGCCATTCTTCTTGTAAATATATCATATTTATTGCTTGATAACTTCCTATATAGTCAATTAAGGCTTTTTCAGTATGAACTAATACTATTTTATCGTTCAATGCTTCTCCTAGACTATAGGCAATAATTTGATTATTAACTTTTAAAAAACCACCTTTGATATCTAAGCTATCGTAATTTTTTAAAAGTTGCATTATTCCTTCATTTTCATTTTTTAGAATTTCTCCACCAAACTCTGAATGAAGTTTGTACCATTTTTCTTGAAAAGCAATTACTTCTCCTATATTATCCTTACTTATACTTTCATAAGTATATTCATAATTTTTTCTAAAATTAGCTACTCTATTTTTTTTCTTAGCATAGTGTCTACCCTTTAAAGTTGATAGACTTTCATAAGAATAAATATAGTCCTCATAATCTCTTTTCTCTTGTAAATTAAAATCATCTTTTAATTTTTCATACCAATATTCTGTAAAATAGTGAATAGGTACATTTTCCTCTATGATTTTTTTTATTTTTTCTTTCATAGCGGCTATATTTTCAGGAGTATCATTTTTAGGGATAGGCATATAGTAATATGCCTCACCCATATATTTACTTCTGATAGTCAAAACATCATTTTCTATTTCATATTCTGTGTTTTCTCCAAAGCTCCATAAGAAAAGATTAGAAAAACTTAAATCACAGATTTCAAACCTATTTTTTGTGTATTCGTCAATAGTGTCTTTGGACTCTATTGTTAATTTTTTCCACATAATTTCTCCTATCTATTTTGCCAACTTGTAAATAGCTTCTACATATATTTGAAGAAGTTTATCAATTTTTGAGATCTCTAAATATTCATCTCTTTGGTGCATTCTATCTTCTTGTTCTGGAAGTAAAGCTCCAAAGGCAACAGTGTTATTTGCATATTTAGCGTAAGTTCCTCCACCAATTGCTACTGGTTCTGCATTAATATCTCCTGTTAAGTCTTTATAGATATCCATTAAAGTTGAAACTAAGAAACTATCTTTTGGTACATATAAAGGTTGAGTATTTGAATGTAATACAAATTCATATCCAAAATCTTCAGTATTTTTCTTAATAGTTTCTATTATTTGTTCATTTTTAATTTTAACAGGAATTCTCATATCTAACCAAATTTCAAGTTCATTATTTTCTAAATTAATTTTTCCTAAGTTTAGAGTTAATTCTCCTGTTTCTCCATCAGTACATTTAACTCCAAAAGATTCTCCATCAGTTTCCATTTTTACAAATTTATCAAAGAATGTAACTATACTTTTTAATTCTTCATTCTTAACTTCAAAATCTTTTAAAACTTCAAAAAGAGCTGATACTGCATTGTATCCTTTGCTTGGGTATGCTCCATGAGCTGGGATTCCTGCTGAAACTACTTTATATGTATTTCCTTCTCTTTCAAATTCAACTTTATTTTTGTTTCTAACTTCTCCAAGCATATCTACAGGAATTTCTCCATTAGCTTTGTTTGGAACAGAGTTAAAAGCATTTCCACCTTTTATTATTACATCTTGTAAAGTGTTGAATTTTTTCTTTATTTTAACTCTTACACTTCCTTTTTCTGCATAAGTTACAGGGAAACTTGAGTCTGGTGTGAATCCTATAGTAGGTTGAGGCATTTTTAATTCCCCAAAATAATATTTTAAACAAGCACTTCCACTTTCTTCATCTGCTCCTAATATCATTCTAACTTTTTTATTTAATTTTATTCCAGCATCTGCTATTGCTTTCATAGCAAATAAAGAGATTACAGCAGGTCCTTTGTCATCTAATGTCCCTCTACCAAAGATTTTTCCATCTGCTATTGTTCCCGAATATGGAGGATATGTCCAGTTATCTCCTTCTGGTACTACGTCAACGTGAGCAAGTACTCCTAAAGTTTCATCTCCTTCTCCCATATCAATATGCATAGCATAGTTATCAAATTTTTCAGCTTTAAAACCAAGTTTTTTAGCTAAGTCCATAAAATGATCTAAAGCTTTTGCTGGCCCTTCCCCAAAAGGCATTCCAGGTAATGGAGCTTCTTTAACACTTTTTACTCTTACTGCATTTTGAATTTCTTTTACTACTTCATCTTTGTATCCTAGTACTTTTTCTTTTAAATCCATTCTAAACCCTCCTATTTTTCTATTTCTATTTTTTATTTTTCACTCGCTGCTTCTTGTATTCCTCTATATTTTCCATATAGATATCTTACATATTCATATTCAAATGGTGAATTTGTTTGATAGTAATGGAAATCAATATTCTTTCTCATATCAATTCCTCTTAAAGCAGTAACAGGAACACTAGATGTACTAAATAGTTCCATTCTATTATATATAT from Fusobacterium pseudoperiodonticum carries:
- a CDS encoding DUF2156 domain-containing protein; protein product: MWKKLTIESKDTIDEYTKNRFEICDLSFSNLFLWSFGENTEYEIENDVLTIRSKYMGEAYYYMPIPKNDTPENIAAMKEKIKKIIEENVPIHYFTEYWYEKLKDDFNLQEKRDYEDYIYSYESLSTLKGRHYAKKKNRVANFRKNYEYTYESISKDNIGEVIAFQEKWYKLHSEFGGEILKNENEGIMQLLKNYDSLDIKGGFLKVNNQIIAYSLGEALNDKIVLVHTEKALIDYIGSYQAINMIYLQEEWQGYELVNREDDFGDEGLREAKMSYKPLYLLKKYSIEKNV
- the pepV gene encoding dipeptidase PepV, with the translated sequence MDLKEKVLGYKDEVVKEIQNAVRVKSVKEAPLPGMPFGEGPAKALDHFMDLAKKLGFKAEKFDNYAMHIDMGEGDETLGVLAHVDVVPEGDNWTYPPYSGTIADGKIFGRGTLDDKGPAVISLFAMKAIADAGIKLNKKVRMILGADEESGSACLKYYFGELKMPQPTIGFTPDSSFPVTYAEKGSVRVKIKKKFNTLQDVIIKGGNAFNSVPNKANGEIPVDMLGEVRNKNKVEFEREGNTYKVVSAGIPAHGAYPSKGYNAVSALFEVLKDFEVKNEELKSIVTFFDKFVKMETDGESFGVKCTDGETGELTLNLGKINLENNELEIWLDMRIPVKIKNEQIIETIKKNTEDFGYEFVLHSNTQPLYVPKDSFLVSTLMDIYKDLTGDINAEPVAIGGGTYAKYANNTVAFGALLPEQEDRMHQRDEYLEISKIDKLLQIYVEAIYKLAK